One window from the genome of Lathamus discolor isolate bLatDis1 chromosome 8, bLatDis1.hap1, whole genome shotgun sequence encodes:
- the CA12 gene encoding carbonic anhydrase 12, translating into MSAKSFSVVTVAAVLIFFLKTPVSIQAPLNGSKWSYIGPDGEKAWPKKYPFCGGIFQSPIDFHKDILQYDSNLLPLEFIGYNVSSTDQFTLINNGHSVKMYLLPTMYLRNLPFEYTASQLHLHWGNRNKSEGSEHTVSGKHYAAELHIVHYNSEKYPDVTAAMDKADGLAVLAILLEIGPFNPSYEKIFRHFRNVKYKDQMVQVPGFNIRELLPDRLDEYYRYEGSLTTPPCYPSVLWTVFRHSVKISHEQLLALETAMYCTESDDPEPLEMVNNFRKVQEFRERLVFTSFREGFVVSAVIACVLGVLIILAVAFCLLKKKSCKKEGKDNRGVIYKPGTHKEEEHSSKL; encoded by the exons ATGTCAGCCAAGAGCTTCAGTGTAGTCACAGTTGCTGCTgtgcttattttcttcctaaagaCACCAGTCTCAATCCAAGCGCCATTGAATG GGTCAAAATGGTCTTATATTG GTCCTGATGGAGAGAAGGCCTGGCCAAAGAAATACCCATTTTGTGGAGGAATATTCCAGTCACCAATAGATTTTCACAAAGATATTCTCCAGTATGATTCTAATCTCTTACCTTTAGAATTCATAGGCTATAATGTGTCCTCCACTGACCAGTTTACATTGATCAATAACGGTCATTCAG TGAAAATGTACCTGTTGCCTACTATGTACCTCAGAAACCTCCCGTTTGAATATACAGCATCTCAACTTCACCTCCACTGGGGAAACAGAAACAAGTCAGAAGGCTCAGAGCACACAGTCAGTGGGAAGCACTATGCAGCAGAG CTGCATATTGTACATTATAACTCAGAGAAATATCCAGATGTAACAGCAGCAATGGACAAAGCAGACGGACTGGCGGTTTTGGCTATTCTTCTTGAG ATTGGACCCTTCAACCCGTCCTATGAAAAGATCTTCAGGCACTTCCGGAATGTGAAATACAAGG ATCAGATGGTCCAAGTCCCTGGTTTCAATATCCGAGAGCTACTTCCTGACAGACTGGACGAGTACTATCGCTATGAAGGATCCCTGACAACTCCTCCCTGCTACCCTAGCGTTCTCTGGACAGTTTTCCGACACTCCGTTAAAATTTCACATGAGCAG ttACTGGCACTGGAAACAGCCATGTACTGCACAGAGAGTGATGACCCAGAACCCCTGGAAATGGTCAATAACTTCCGGAAAGTTCAAGAATTCCGTGAAAGACTGGTGTTTACCTCATTCCGTGAAG gttttgttgtttctgcTGTGATAGCCTGCGTTCTGGGAGTGCTCATCATTCTTGCAGTAGCCTTCTGCctactgaagaagaaaag CTGcaaaaaggaaggcaaagacAACAGAGGAGTCATCTACAAACCAGGCACACACAAGGAGGAAGAACATAGCTCCAAACTTTga